In Bacillota bacterium, a genomic segment contains:
- a CDS encoding phage major capsid protein translates to MPLNYDALTTTTEKYYLKPLVDNVFNATVLLRKLSADADPAEGGEKLKQPLIYAENSAAGSYSKYDILSTTPSDELTAALFAWKQLYCNVSISGLEEAQNRGARAVLNLVKSKMQVAELTLKKLMTTQLFSDGTGNSGKDITGIHAAIDDGTNVATYGEIDRTTYTWWKAKRYANGGVDRVPTLTLMQTAYGSISDDTEFPDLIVTTQTIWDWYWAQLTPQQRYENEQRSANVGFRHLMFNQTPIIVDKACTAKRMYMINTKYLKLRPHEENAGKFRQTGWKKPTNQDAAVNQMLWYGNLTCSNCSKQAVIEDLAP, encoded by the coding sequence ATGCCCCTAAACTATGATGCGCTCACGACCACCACGGAGAAGTATTATCTCAAACCGCTGGTGGACAACGTTTTCAACGCCACTGTGTTGTTGCGGAAGCTGTCGGCGGACGCCGATCCGGCGGAGGGCGGCGAAAAGTTAAAGCAGCCCCTTATTTACGCGGAGAACAGCGCAGCCGGGTCGTACAGCAAGTACGACATCCTGAGCACCACCCCGAGCGACGAGCTGACGGCAGCGCTCTTTGCCTGGAAACAACTCTATTGCAACGTAAGTATTTCCGGGCTTGAAGAGGCTCAAAACAGAGGGGCGCGTGCGGTCCTGAACCTGGTGAAGTCAAAGATGCAGGTTGCCGAACTGACGCTGAAAAAGCTCATGACGACCCAGTTGTTCAGCGATGGGACGGGTAATTCCGGTAAGGACATCACGGGTATACATGCAGCGATCGATGACGGGACCAACGTGGCGACGTACGGCGAGATCGATCGAACCACTTACACCTGGTGGAAGGCGAAACGGTATGCTAACGGCGGGGTCGATAGGGTACCGACGCTGACCCTGATGCAGACGGCGTACGGGTCGATCAGCGATGACACCGAGTTTCCGGATTTAATTGTTACCACGCAGACGATTTGGGACTGGTACTGGGCACAGTTGACGCCGCAGCAGCGGTATGAAAACGAACAGCGGTCCGCCAACGTTGGTTTCCGGCACCTGATGTTCAACCAGACGCCGATCATCGTGGACAAGGCGTGTACCGCGAAGCGGATGTACATGATCAACACCAAGTACCTGAAGCTCCGGCCGCACGAAGAGAACGCCGGGAAGTTCCGCCAGACAGGTTGGAAAAAACCGACAAATCAGGACGCGGCTGTCAATCAGATGCTCTGGTACGGGAACCTGACTTGCTCGAACTGCAGCAAGCAGGCTGTGATCGAAGACCTGGCGCCGTAA